Genomic segment of Gemmatimonadota bacterium:
GCGATCGAGGGGGACGGGCGACGCCCGAGCCGTCCCAGGGGTTCCCCGTCACGGTCCGCGACGACGGGGGGCGCGAGGTCGTCCTCCCGGCTCCCCCGCAGCGCATCATCTCCCTCGTCCCTTCCGCGACGTCGATCCTTCTCGCCCTGGGCCAGGAGGCGCAGTTCGTCGGACGCACCGACTTCGACGACGAGGCAGCCGTCGCGAGTCTCCCCTCCGTGGGCGGAGGGCTGGGATCTTCGATCGAGACCATCGTCTCGCTCCGGCCGGATCTCGTCGTCCGCTTCGAGGCCGGCTCGGACGCCACGACGCCCCGCCGGCTGGACGCCGCCGGAATCCCGCACTTCTCGATTCGCCCCAATGGGATCGAAGATGTCATGCGGATTATCGGCCTCCTCGGCCAGGCCGTGGGGGAGGTGGAGGCGGCGGACTCGATTCGCGCCTCCCTCAGAGACGAGCTCGATGAGGTCGCCCTCCGCGTCGCGGGGGCGCCCCGGCCCCGCGTGGCGATCCTCGGCGGCGATCCGCCTCTCGCCGCAGGGCCCGAGACCTTTCTCCACGAGCTGGTCGAGCTCGCCGGTGGAGCAAATGTCTTCGCCGACGCCGGAGCGCTTTACGCTCCCGTGAGTGTGGAGGCCGTTCTCGCTCGCGATCTGGACCTCCTGCTCGTCTCCGAAGGCACACCGGTCCCACGCGCTTTGGAGGCCATTCCCCTGAGGCGCATTCCCCTGGAGGTCGAGATCCCCGGGCTGGGGCTGGGCGCATCGGCCCGGATCCTCGCGGGCCTCCTCCATCCGGGCCTCACTCCGTGAGCCGGACCCGCGGGACCGGAGGAACCGCGGTCGTTCTCCTCCTCGCGGTCGTGGCGGTCGCCTTCCTCCTGAGCGTCCGCTTCGGGAGCGTGGAGATCACCCTCTCGGAGATCTTCGACGTCTTCGCCGGCCGGGGATCGGAGACGAATCACCTCATCGTCACCGAGCTTCGAATCCCGCGCGCGCTCCTCGCCCTTCTCGTAGGGGGCGGACTCGCCCTCGCCGGGGGCGTTTTCCAGGCCCTTCTCCGCAATCCGCTCGCGGAACCGTACATCATGGGGATTTCGGGAGGGGCGGCGACGGGGGCGGTCCTGGTCCTGGCCGTGGGTTGGGTCACCACGGTCTCCTGGGCACTTCCTCTGGCCGCCTTTGCCGGGGCGGCGGTGGCGATCCTCCTCGTCTTCGGGGTGGCACTTTCGGCCGACCGACGAATGGACGTTCGCGTATTGCTCCTGTCCGGCGTGGTCGTCGGCGCTTTTTTCTCGGCGTGCATCGCTCTCATCTTCGCACTCTCGAACGCCGCCACGCTGCGATCCGCCGTCATCTGGATGATGGGGAGCCTGGGTGGAGCCAGCTGGCAAACCGTCGCGATCGTCGCGGCCTATACCCTACCCCTGTCGGCCGTGTTGATCGGGCTCGCCCGCGCACTCGACCTCCTGGCGATCGGCGAGGAGACCGCGCGTTACCTGGGGACGCGAGTCGAGCGAGTGAAACGGACCGCGTACGGGGTCGCCTCCCTGATCGCGGCCGCCGGGGTCGCCTTCGCGGGAGTCATCGGATTCGTGGGACTGGTGATTCCACACGGTGTCCGAATCATCGTGGGCTCCAACCACCGTCTTCTCCTTCCGCTTTCCTTTCTCGCCGGGGGCGCGTTCCTCATCCTCGCGGATCTCCTGGCGCGCACCGTGGCCGCCCCCGCCGAGATTCCGATCGGGGTGATCACGGCCTTCGTAGGCGTGCCGGCCTTCCTTCTACTCCTTCGGCGGAGCCTGCGAGGGTGACCTTCGAGACCCACGATCTGGTCTTCCGATACGGACGAGGGCGCCCGCCGGCGCTCGACGGAGTGACCCTACGCGTGCCGGCCGGCTCCTTTTACGCGGTGCTCGGCCCGAACGGGTCCGGGAAATCCACCCTCATGCGAGCGCTCCTCGGGGCAGTCGCGCCCGAATCCGGGAGGGTGATTCTCGACGGTCGCGAGCTGGCCGCCTGGGGCCGGCGGGAGCTCGCGAAGGCGGTCGGAGCGGTCACCCAGTCGGAGTCGATCGCCTTCCCACTCACGGTGCGCCAGCTCGTGGAGATGGGACGATATCCTCACCTCGGGCCCGTTCGCGGCATGGGGCGCGACGACCTCGCCGCGGTGGAGCGCGCCCTCGAGCAATGCGACGCACTCGGGTTCGCGGACCGTGACGTGGGCACTTTGTCGGGGGGGGAGTTCCAGAGGGCGAGAGTCGCCCGTGCGTTGGCACAGGAACCCCGCGCCCTCGTCCTGGACGAACCCACTCAGTCGCTCGATGTGAGGCACGAGATGGAAATTCTGAGCCTCCTGAGGAAGGCGGCCGCGGGCGGGATGACGATCTTCCTGATCACCCACCATCTCGATGCGGCATCGCGATTCGCGGACCGGCTGCTTCTGATGGAAGGGGGACGGGTCGCCGCGGAGGGATCGCCGGAGGAAGTTCTCAGGGAAGAGAGCCTAGAGCGGATCTATCACTGGCCGATGTCGGTGCGCCCCGACCCGATCACCGGTCACCTTCGCGTGACCCCTCTCGGTTGACGGCCCCCCCGGGAAGAGAGCGGCCCCATTCGTGTGACCCGCGGCTCCCATCGTGACCTCCTCACACCCTCGCATCCCATGCCTCAGATCGCTCAGGCATTATGAGATGGGGTTCACGTTGATGACCACGTACCCGCGCTTGTGTCCCTGCTGCACATAAGCATGGGCTTCCACGATCCGGTCCAATGGG
This window contains:
- a CDS encoding helical backbone metal receptor; translation: MRRIAAATPIARERPSDRRCLGKGLFLAAALLAGGCGGSEQEGARSDRGGRATPEPSQGFPVTVRDDGGREVVLPAPPQRIISLVPSATSILLALGQEAQFVGRTDFDDEAAVASLPSVGGGLGSSIETIVSLRPDLVVRFEAGSDATTPRRLDAAGIPHFSIRPNGIEDVMRIIGLLGQAVGEVEAADSIRASLRDELDEVALRVAGAPRPRVAILGGDPPLAAGPETFLHELVELAGGANVFADAGALYAPVSVEAVLARDLDLLLVSEGTPVPRALEAIPLRRIPLEVEIPGLGLGASARILAGLLHPGLTP
- a CDS encoding iron ABC transporter permease → MSRTRGTGGTAVVLLLAVVAVAFLLSVRFGSVEITLSEIFDVFAGRGSETNHLIVTELRIPRALLALLVGGGLALAGGVFQALLRNPLAEPYIMGISGGAATGAVLVLAVGWVTTVSWALPLAAFAGAAVAILLVFGVALSADRRMDVRVLLLSGVVVGAFFSACIALIFALSNAATLRSAVIWMMGSLGGASWQTVAIVAAYTLPLSAVLIGLARALDLLAIGEETARYLGTRVERVKRTAYGVASLIAAAGVAFAGVIGFVGLVIPHGVRIIVGSNHRLLLPLSFLAGGAFLILADLLARTVAAPAEIPIGVITAFVGVPAFLLLLRRSLRG
- a CDS encoding ABC transporter ATP-binding protein, whose translation is MTFETHDLVFRYGRGRPPALDGVTLRVPAGSFYAVLGPNGSGKSTLMRALLGAVAPESGRVILDGRELAAWGRRELAKAVGAVTQSESIAFPLTVRQLVEMGRYPHLGPVRGMGRDDLAAVERALEQCDALGFADRDVGTLSGGEFQRARVARALAQEPRALVLDEPTQSLDVRHEMEILSLLRKAAAGGMTIFLITHHLDAASRFADRLLLMEGGRVAAEGSPEEVLREESLERIYHWPMSVRPDPITGHLRVTPLG